The Benincasa hispida cultivar B227 chromosome 11, ASM972705v1, whole genome shotgun sequence genome has a segment encoding these proteins:
- the LOC120091495 gene encoding mitochondrial carnitine/acylcarnitine carrier-like protein: MGDVAKDLTAGTVGGAAQLICGHPFDTIKVKLQSQPVPLPGQLPKFSGAMDAVKQTLAAEGPRGLYKGMGAPLATVAAFNAVLFSVRGQMEALLRSQPGVPLTVNQQVVCGAGAGVAVSFLACPTELIKCRLQAQSALAQSSSAGLTVKYGGPIDVARHVLKSEGGARGLFKGLAPTLAREVPGNAAMFGVYELLKQQFAGGPDTSNLGRGSLIVAGGLAGGTFWFSVYPTDVVKSVLQVDDYKNPKYSGSIDAFRKILASEGVKGLYKGFGPAMARSVPANAACFLAYEITRSSLG, encoded by the exons ATGGGAGACGTGGCCAAGGACCTCACTGCCGGGACTGTCGGAGGGGCAGCACAGTTGATATGTGGACACCCGTTCGATACTATAAAGGTCAAGCTGCAAAGCCAGCCTGTTCCACTTCCTGGCCAGCTTCCCAAGTTCTCTGGCGCCATGGATGCTGTCAAGCAAACTTTAGCAGCTGAAGGCCCTCGGGGGTTGTACAAGGGTATGGGAGCTCCACTCGCAACTGTCGCTGCCTTCAATGCCGTTCTCTTTTCAGTAAGAGGACAAATGGAAGCATTGTTAAGGTCTCAACCTGGTGTACCCCTAACTGTCAATCAGCAGGTGGTTTGTGGAGCTGGGGCCGGAGTTGCTGTGTCCTTTCTTGCTTGCCCAACCGAATTAATCAAGTGCAG ATTGCAAGCTCAAAGCGCATTGGCACAATCCAGTTCAGCTGGCCTAACAGTGAAGTATGGGGGCCCAATAGATGTTGCCCGCCACGTCCTCAAGTCGGAAGGTGGTGCAAGAGGTCTTTTCAAGGGACTGGCTCCTACTCTAGCCCGTGAAGTACCCGGAAATGCTGCCATGTTTGGTGTGTATGAGTTACTGAAGCAGCAGTTTGCAGGTGGTCCAGACACTTCGAACCTTGGAAGAGGCTCATTGATCGTGGCTGGAGGATTGGCTGGAGGTACCTTCTGGTTCTCTGTCTACCCAACTGATGTTGTCAAGAGTGTACTTCAAGTAGACGATTACAAAAACCCAAAGTACTCGGGTTCCATTGATGCATTTCGAAAAATCCTAGCATCGGAAGGAGTTAAAGGGCTATACAAAGGTTTTGGTCCTGCCATGGCCAGGAGTGTACCTGCAAATGCAGCTTGTTTCCTGGCTTATGAGATCACTAGATCAAGCTTGGGATGA
- the LOC120092137 gene encoding abscisic acid receptor PYR1-like, translating to MEKGDGGEGDSEGSAEAAVAEQQQPNSEETYLTTHHLAAPPSGLTQDEFDELKDLVAEFHTYKLSRGRCSSLLAQRVQAPSEAVWSIVRRFDQPQSYKHFIKSCTVSEGFIMKLGCTREVNVISGLPADTSTERLDIHDDERRVIGFSIIGGEHRLRNYRSVTSVHQLERDGRIWSVVLESYAVDVPPGNTEEDALLFADTVVRLNLQKLASVVEGMNRGGNR from the coding sequence ATGGAGAAAGGCGACGGCGGAGAAGGCGATAGCGAGGGCTCTGCGGAGGCGGCGGTGGCGGAGCAGCAGCAACCAAACTCCGAAGAAACTTATCTCACCACTCACCACCTCGCCGCACCGCCGTCCGGCCTGACTCAAGACGAGTTCGACGAGTTGAAGGACTTAGTAGCAGAATTTCACACCTACAAACTCAGCCGCGGCCGGTGCTCCTCCTTACTGGCGCAGCGTGTGCAGGCACCGTCAGAGGCTGTGTGGTCCATCGTACGGCGATTCGATCAGCCGCAGAGTTACAAGCACTTCATCAAAAGCTGTACAGTGAGCGAAGGATTCATAATGAAGTTAGGTTGTACAAGAGAGGTTAATGTAATCTCAGGCTTACCGGCAGATACGAGTACGGAGAGGCTCGATATTCACGACGACGAGCGGCGCGTTATCGGATTCAGCATCATCGGAGGCGAGCACCGTCTCCGGAATTACCGATCGGTGACTTCAGTGCATCAACTGGAGCGAGACGGTCGGATCTGGAGCGTGGTTTTGGAATCATACGCAGTGGATGTTCCGCCAGGGAATACGGAGGAGGATGCTCTTTTGTTCGCCGATACGGTTGTGAGATTGAATCTGCAGAAATTGGCGTCCGTTGTTGAAGGAATGAATCGCGGAGGTAATCGGTAA